From a region of the Archocentrus centrarchus isolate MPI-CPG fArcCen1 chromosome 18, fArcCen1, whole genome shotgun sequence genome:
- the LOC115796650 gene encoding high affinity immunoglobulin gamma Fc receptor I-like produces the protein MITVSDILRRVRGNMEVTGLCIKLMVIVLILLTAEDQKCIHAQKSEGAHLHVHPNTLQFFEYDTISLNCSGFHGPAEWRVIKKLALNSTQWETSTRTLDIKPAITSDSGEYWCENEDGEKSKSVNITITSGDVLLEIPAFPVMEGNDVTLSCRKKGISSNLAADFYKDGHHIDTGYTGKMTIYNVSKSNEGLYKCSFSQSQGKSSESWLAVRAYIVPAPEETIPQDNQDSLQETATSTESTFLLPAVFTTLGVAVLIVVGVFYCRKHRVCVSSKISTPVYEDVRVPDLNMDTCDNVRKNKKKGRQGANAADPDRVTYAAVTVKPKRERAL, from the exons ATGATAACAG TCAGTGATATATTAAGACGCGTGAGAGGTAACATGGAGGTCACAGGGCTCTGTATCAAACTGA TGGTGATAGTATTGATTCTGCTCACAGCTGAAGATCAGAAATGTATCCATGCTCAGAAAT cAGAAGGAGCTCATCTTCATGTTCATCCAAATACACTGCAGTTCTTTGAATATGACACCATCTCATTAAACTGCAGTGGCTTTCATGGCCCAGCAGAATGGAGAGTGATCAAAAAGCTCGCCTTAAATTCAACTCAGTGGGAAACATCAACAAGAACCTTGGACATTAAACCTGCCATTACATCAGACAGTGGAGAATACTGGTGTGAAAATGAAGATGGAGAGAAAAGCAAGTCTGTCAATATCACTATCACTA GTGGAGATGTGCTCCTAGAGATTCCTGCTTTTCCCGTTATGGAGGGAAATGATGTCACTTTGAGCTgtagaaaaaaaggaatttcCTCCAATCTCGCAGCTGATTTTTATAAAGATGGCCACCACATTGATACTGGATACACAGGAAAGATGACAATTTACAATGTTTCCAAATCTAATGAAGGACTGTACAAGTGCAGCTTTTCTCAGTCCCAAGGAAAATCATCAGAGAGCTGGCTGGCTGTCAGGG CTTATATTGTTCCAGCACCTGAAGAAACAATCCCACAAGATAATCAAGACAGTCTTCAAGAGACAGCTACCTCCACTGAGTCTACCTTCTTGTTGCCGGCTGTCTTCACCACTTTGGGTGTAGCTGTGCTGATAGTGGTGGGAGTATTTTACTGCCGGAAACACAGAG TGTGTGTTTCCTCCAAGATATCCACACCAG tGTATGAAGATGTCAGGGTACCTGATCTAAACATGGATACATGTGATAAtgtcagaaaaaacaagaaaaaag GTCGTCAGGGGGCAAACGCAGCTGATCCAGACAGAGTTACATATGCTGCTGTCACAGTTAAACCAAAGAGGGAGCGAG